Genomic segment of Elusimicrobiota bacterium:
AAGAATGATGCTGCTGTTGTATATGCGTCCACATCTTCTATGTATGGCAATAATCCGCCGCCGCTGAGGGAGGATATGAAGGTAGTATCTCCTAACTTTTATGCTGCCACGAAGGTTGCCGGAGAGGACCTTGCAAGGGTATTTTTCGAGCAGTATGGCACTGTTACTATCGGCTTAAGATATATGAGCGTTTATGGCCCCCGTGAGAGGTCCAAGGGCATTTTTGCAAATATGGTTTCACAATTCTTATGGGCGATGCAGAAAAACGAACAACCTATTATATATGGTGATGGGTCACAGACGCGAGACTTTGTTTTTGTCAAGGATGTGGTAAGTGCGCATTTATTGGCGATGAAGCTCAAAAAAGCAGGGGAGATATTCAATGTTGGAACTGGCAAGGCAACCAGCCTTAACCAGCTTGTAGATATTTTAAATAATGTGCTTGGCAAAAACATAAAGGCCAAACATATAGAAATGCCTGTAAAGAATTACATAAATACACAGCTTGCTGACATAACAAAGGCGCGCAAAATGCTTGGTTATGAGCCTAAATACGAATTAGAGGATGGTATCAAGGCTATTCTGAATATTTCTGGATAGTTTTTTTATTTTTGCGCTGTCGCCCAAGAAGATGGGATCGTCCATTATACGATTTTTTTGTGGGTCTTGCTGAAGCTTGATTTCTTTTTTGGATAATGAAATTAATTTATCTAAAATTTCTTTTACAATATACCTTTTACCGGAACATACATTATAAACTTCATTAAAGTCTCCTTTGTCCTTCAACAGCCACATGGCTTCTATGGCATCCTTTATGTCGGTGAAGTCTCTGATGCCGTTTAAATTGCCAATCCTTAGCTTTTCAATTTTATTTTTCTTTATCTCTGCTATTCCCTTCGCAAAATCGGCACAAGCATCGCGTTTTTTTCTTGATCCAATGATGTTGAAAAATCTTATTCTGATTATTTTCATTTTATAGGCTTTCTGATAAAGATAAGCAATCATATCTGTTCCTATTTT
This window contains:
- a CDS encoding NAD-dependent epimerase/dehydratase family protein; this encodes KNDAAVVYASTSSMYGNNPPPLREDMKVVSPNFYAATKVAGEDLARVFFEQYGTVTIGLRYMSVYGPRERSKGIFANMVSQFLWAMQKNEQPIIYGDGSQTRDFVFVKDVVSAHLLAMKLKKAGEIFNVGTGKATSLNQLVDILNNVLGKNIKAKHIEMPVKNYINTQLADITKARKMLGYEPKYELEDGIKAILNISG
- a CDS encoding SDR family NAD(P)-dependent oxidoreductase produces the protein MNKSTILVTGAAGFVGSHLCDFLVEKGLDVCGTYWKGDTFDNIEHLRNSVNFVECDITDKQRIEELIKKIKPEYIFHMAAQSYVVPSWQDPEETLLTNFMGTFYLLEAIRKAGIKPKIIIACSSSEYGLTEENEIPINEKKEFRPSSPYTVSKIGTDMIAYLYQKAYKMKIIRIRFFNIIGSRKKRDACADFAKGIAEIKKNKIEKLRIGNLNGIRDFTDIKDAIEAMWLLKDKGDFNEVYNVCSGKRYIVKEILDKLISLSKKEIKLQQDPQKNRIMDDPIFLGDSAKIKKLSRNIQNSLDTIL